One genomic window of Bicyclus anynana chromosome 10, ilBicAnyn1.1, whole genome shotgun sequence includes the following:
- the LOC112043577 gene encoding leucine-rich melanocyte differentiation-associated protein isoform X1, whose product MSAIENASNHDEGGAAAADVALASGVLVDSISAMSQSAAPPDLIQSAHDAHDEDPTKLTLAYERLYEVPRTVVERFSDHIRYLDISHNKITNLDALVHFRHLTSLIADDNPITENCFLPPMPKLQLLWLNRCKISSLYPWVGRLKEACPALCLLSLMGNPAAPSYFNGGTFYDYLQYRLFVISQFPSLSHLDDRKVTDDQRAEAQRLYKRPLLERLVRPATGGLAILGASVTWTSVQSKLTSFWGKKPEGRNLLI is encoded by the exons TGACGAAGGCGGAGCGGCAGCCGCAGATGTGGCATTGGCAAGCGGAGTGCTAGTCGACTCGATCTCTGCCATGTCTCAGAGCGCTGCTCCTCCGGACTTGATAca GTCAGCACATGATGCTCATGATGAAGATCCCACAAAGCTGACCCTGGCGTATGAAAGGCTATACGAGGTGCCCCGGACTGTGGTGGAGCGGTTCTCAGATCACATCAGATACCTGGACATTAGTCACAACAAAATAAC TAATCTGGATGCTCTGGTTCACTTCAGACACTTGACGTCTCTAATTGCTGATGACAATCCCATCACTGAGAACTGTTTCCTGCCTCCCATGCCTAAACTGCAGTTGTTATG gCTGAATCGCTGTAAAATATCGTCCCTGTACCCGTGGGTGGGCCGGCTGAAGGAGGCGTGCCCGGCGCTGTGCCTGCTGTCACTGATGGGCAACCCGGCCGCGCCCAGCTACTTCAATGGCGGCACCTTCTATGACTATCTGCAGTACAG GTTGTTTGTGATCTCACAGTTCCCGTCACTCAGTCACCTCGACGACAGGAAAGTGACGGACGACCAACGCGCGGAAGCGCAGCGGCTCTACAAGAGGCCCCTGCTGGAGCGGCTCGTGAGGCCTGCCACCGGAGGCCTGGCCATACTGGGGGCCTCGGTCACCTGGACCTCCGTGCAGAGTAAGCTTACCTCGTTTTGGGGTAAGAAGCCGGAGGGAAGGAACTTACTTATATAG
- the LOC112043577 gene encoding leucine-rich melanocyte differentiation-associated protein isoform X2: MSQSAAPPDLIQSAHDAHDEDPTKLTLAYERLYEVPRTVVERFSDHIRYLDISHNKITNLDALVHFRHLTSLIADDNPITENCFLPPMPKLQLLWLNRCKISSLYPWVGRLKEACPALCLLSLMGNPAAPSYFNGGTFYDYLQYRLFVISQFPSLSHLDDRKVTDDQRAEAQRLYKRPLLERLVRPATGGLAILGASVTWTSVQSKLTSFWGKKPEGRNLLI; encoded by the exons ATGTCTCAGAGCGCTGCTCCTCCGGACTTGATAca GTCAGCACATGATGCTCATGATGAAGATCCCACAAAGCTGACCCTGGCGTATGAAAGGCTATACGAGGTGCCCCGGACTGTGGTGGAGCGGTTCTCAGATCACATCAGATACCTGGACATTAGTCACAACAAAATAAC TAATCTGGATGCTCTGGTTCACTTCAGACACTTGACGTCTCTAATTGCTGATGACAATCCCATCACTGAGAACTGTTTCCTGCCTCCCATGCCTAAACTGCAGTTGTTATG gCTGAATCGCTGTAAAATATCGTCCCTGTACCCGTGGGTGGGCCGGCTGAAGGAGGCGTGCCCGGCGCTGTGCCTGCTGTCACTGATGGGCAACCCGGCCGCGCCCAGCTACTTCAATGGCGGCACCTTCTATGACTATCTGCAGTACAG GTTGTTTGTGATCTCACAGTTCCCGTCACTCAGTCACCTCGACGACAGGAAAGTGACGGACGACCAACGCGCGGAAGCGCAGCGGCTCTACAAGAGGCCCCTGCTGGAGCGGCTCGTGAGGCCTGCCACCGGAGGCCTGGCCATACTGGGGGCCTCGGTCACCTGGACCTCCGTGCAGAGTAAGCTTACCTCGTTTTGGGGTAAGAAGCCGGAGGGAAGGAACTTACTTATATAG